In Chroicocephalus ridibundus chromosome 4, bChrRid1.1, whole genome shotgun sequence, one genomic interval encodes:
- the LOC134515695 gene encoding haptoglobin-like, giving the protein MGPAVLLIAGLAWTVLETATASEWSCAKPAEIEHGYVEHLIKYRCNPYYQLRGAGDGTYKCDEDHAWVSPEAGKEVPVCEPVCGKPKNPPRQMQRIIGGLLARKGSFPWQGRLVTRHNLTVGATLIGDQWLLTTGKNVYLNHSEDTKPEEIAPTLQLFLGSQKQLSLDIERVVLHPGYPEAVDLALLKLKQKVLLGEEVMPICLPQKNYVRPGRVGYVSGWGRGATFAFPNMLKYVMLPVAEGEKCRQYYEARNKSYGVHPILSNDTFCVGMSELREDTCYGDAGGAFAVQDPNDDTWYVAGILSYDKTCTASKYGVYVDVQRVLDWVKETVAAG; this is encoded by the exons ATGGG ACCTGCAGTGCTGCTGATTGCTGGCCTGGCCTGGACTGTGCTGGAGACTGCAACTGCCTCCG AGTGGAGCTGTGCAAAGCCTGCGGAGATTGAACATGGCTATGTGGAGCACCTGATCAAGTACCGCTGCAACCCGTACTACCAGCTGCGTGGCGCCGGTGATG GCACATACAAGTGTGATGAGGATCACGCGTGGGTGAGCCCTGAAGCTGGCAAGGAGGTGCCTGTCTGTGAGCCAG TGTGTGGGAAGCCGAAGAACCCCCCCAGGCAGATGCAGCGCATCATCGGGGGCCTGCTGGCTAGGAAGGGCAGCTTCCCTTGGCAGGGCCGGCTAGTGACCCGCCACAACCTCACCGTGGGGGCCACACTCATTGGTGACCAGTGGCTGCTGACCACGGGCAAGAATGTCTACCTGAACCACAGTGAGGACACCAAGCCAGAGGAGATCGCGCCTACGCTGCAGCTCTTCCTGGGCAGCCAGAAGCAGCTTTCCTTGGACATCGAGCGTGTGGTGCTGCACCCCGGCTACCCAGAGGCTGTGGATCTGGCCCTGCTGAAGCTTAAGCAGAAGGTGCTCCTTGGAGAGGAGGTGATGCCCATCTGCCTACCCCAGAAGAACTACGTGCGTCCAGGGCGGGTGGGTTACGTCTCAGGCTGGGGCCGAGGTGCCACCTTTGCCTTTCCCAACATGCTGAAGTATGTGATGCTGCCTGTGGCAGAGGGCGAGAAGTGCAGGCAGTACTACGAGGCACGGAATAAGTCCTACGGGGTCCACCCCATCCTCAGCAATGACACCTTCTGTGTGGGCATGAGTGAGCTGCGGGAGGATACATGCTACGGGGATGCCGGCGGCGCCTTTGCCGTGCAGGACCCCAATGATGACACCTGGTACGTGGCCGGCATCCTCAGCTATGACAAGACCTGCACGGCCTCCAAATATGGTGTATACGTGGATGTGCAGCGCGTCCTGGACTGGGTCAAGGAGACGGTGGCGGCCGGctga